A single genomic interval of Brevundimonas diminuta harbors:
- a CDS encoding ATP-binding protein: MPYEVSPSPVAPVSTSRLWTVGASIGIAIVTLLVLAILHPELANWLVGGAVIVAASAWLLNMSEASRAEPATSQGTATEPAIDMMTGDLLDRVFEALDDPVLVVSGGEPDDIAGRRIVMANAAARELLRIQRQGALLVQVIREPGVLEAVDEALFGGTARTTDYATGGQRDRRWRAWTRPLSLEASSKAGSELALLILRDETDSRRIEMMRVDFLANASHELRTPLASLSGFIETLKGHAREDVVARDRFLDIMSAQADRMGRLVADLLSLSRIELNEHIPPSGRVDLDRAASDVVDAISVLTREKEISIALDQGEARASISGDRDEILQVVQNLLDNAVKYSSRNGTVEISVRSDLSFDEAWASRMPGATRLPLVTPDRTAGVSYAAVTVRDHGPGMAREHLPRLTERFYRVEGQKSGERQGTGLGLAIVKHIINRHQGGLVVESAPGMGAAFTAWFPQPIERR; the protein is encoded by the coding sequence ATGCCTTACGAAGTCTCGCCATCGCCCGTCGCGCCGGTCTCCACCTCGCGGCTGTGGACGGTCGGCGCCAGCATCGGCATCGCCATCGTGACCCTGCTGGTGCTGGCGATCCTGCATCCCGAACTGGCCAACTGGCTGGTCGGCGGGGCGGTGATCGTGGCGGCCTCGGCCTGGCTTTTGAACATGAGCGAGGCGAGCAGGGCTGAGCCGGCGACCAGCCAAGGCACCGCGACCGAGCCCGCTATCGACATGATGACGGGCGATCTTCTCGACCGGGTGTTCGAGGCGCTGGACGATCCGGTGCTGGTGGTCAGCGGCGGCGAGCCGGACGACATCGCCGGGCGACGCATCGTCATGGCGAACGCGGCTGCGCGCGAGCTGCTGCGCATCCAGCGTCAGGGCGCCTTGCTGGTTCAGGTGATCCGCGAACCGGGCGTGCTGGAAGCGGTGGACGAGGCCCTGTTCGGCGGAACGGCGCGAACCACGGATTATGCGACGGGCGGCCAGCGTGACCGACGCTGGCGTGCCTGGACCCGTCCGCTGTCACTCGAAGCGTCAAGCAAGGCCGGGTCCGAGCTGGCCCTGCTGATCCTGCGCGACGAAACGGACTCGCGCCGTATCGAGATGATGCGCGTGGACTTCCTGGCCAACGCCAGCCATGAACTGCGTACGCCCCTGGCCTCGCTCAGCGGCTTCATCGAGACCCTGAAGGGCCATGCCCGTGAGGACGTGGTTGCGCGCGACCGGTTCCTGGACATCATGTCGGCCCAGGCGGACCGGATGGGGCGGCTGGTCGCGGATCTGCTGTCGCTCAGCCGGATCGAGCTGAACGAGCATATTCCGCCCTCTGGCCGCGTCGATCTGGACCGCGCCGCCTCTGACGTGGTTGACGCCATCAGCGTTCTGACGCGCGAAAAGGAGATTTCCATCGCCCTGGATCAGGGCGAGGCGAGGGCGTCGATCAGCGGCGATCGCGACGAGATATTGCAGGTGGTGCAGAACCTTCTCGACAACGCCGTCAAATATTCGTCACGCAATGGCACGGTCGAAATCTCGGTCCGTTCGGACCTGTCGTTCGACGAGGCCTGGGCCTCGCGCATGCCCGGCGCCACACGACTGCCGCTGGTCACGCCGGACCGCACGGCGGGCGTCTCCTATGCCGCCGTCACGGTGCGCGATCATGGTCCCGGCATGGCGCGCGAACATCTGCCCCGCCTGACCGAGCGCTTCTATCGGGTCGAGGGTCAAAAGAGCGGCGAGCGGCAGGGGACGGGGCTTGGACTGGCCATCGTCAAACACATCATCAATCGCCATCAGGGCGGTCTGGTGGTCGAAAGCGCGCCGGGTATGGGCGCGGCCTTCACCGCCTGGTTCCCTCAACCGATCGAGCGACGCTGA
- the pstC gene encoding phosphate ABC transporter permease subunit PstC → MIWIYLLILVALSAAAFLGGRALARRRAIGAKPHSRPGQHGAYALIWVAAPALLVLILASVFAAPLQRQLTAAGTPDAVAALERFRRDAFFADAHRVGRGEPALQIWERPLAEELPVEARRMVRIERTLSWGGGVAAILAAILGGLFALTQIKPQTRARNRVEGWIYGALFVCSAIAVLTTLGIIASLAFDSFRFFQKVPVLDFLFGTQWSPQIAIRADQVGSSGAFGAVPLFAGTLLIMVIAMCVAAPIGLLSAIYLSEYASRTTRAVIKPLLEVLAGVPTVVYGFFAALTVGPLLRVLFNEVGLFLIGGPLDGLGQYLALVQNQMALTAGAVMGIMLIPFVSSLSDDILNAVPQSLRDGSFAMGATKSETVKRVLLPAALPGIAGALLLAVSRAIGETMIVTMAAGLAANLTFNPLDTVTTVTVQIVTLLTGDQEFNSAKTLSAFGLGLTLFLVTLMLNIIAHRIVQTYREQYD, encoded by the coding sequence ATGATCTGGATTTATCTGCTGATCCTCGTCGCCTTGAGTGCGGCCGCCTTCCTGGGCGGGCGCGCGTTGGCGCGTCGTCGTGCGATCGGCGCAAAGCCCCATTCCCGCCCCGGCCAGCACGGCGCCTATGCGCTGATCTGGGTCGCCGCGCCGGCTCTGCTGGTCTTGATCCTGGCCTCGGTCTTCGCCGCCCCGCTGCAGCGTCAGCTGACGGCCGCCGGCACGCCTGATGCAGTCGCGGCGCTGGAGCGCTTCCGTCGTGACGCCTTCTTCGCCGACGCCCACCGCGTGGGTCGTGGCGAGCCCGCCCTGCAGATCTGGGAGCGTCCGCTGGCCGAAGAGCTGCCGGTCGAGGCGCGCCGCATGGTTCGCATCGAACGCACCCTGTCGTGGGGCGGCGGCGTCGCCGCCATCCTGGCCGCCATCCTGGGCGGACTGTTCGCCCTGACGCAGATCAAGCCCCAGACGCGCGCCCGCAACCGGGTCGAGGGCTGGATCTACGGCGCCCTGTTCGTCTGCTCGGCCATCGCCGTCCTGACGACCCTGGGCATCATCGCCTCCCTGGCCTTCGACAGCTTCCGCTTCTTTCAGAAGGTGCCGGTTCTCGACTTCCTGTTCGGCACCCAATGGAGCCCGCAAATCGCCATCCGCGCCGATCAGGTCGGATCGTCGGGCGCCTTCGGAGCCGTGCCGCTGTTCGCCGGCACCCTGTTGATCATGGTCATCGCCATGTGCGTCGCCGCGCCGATCGGCCTGCTGTCGGCCATCTATCTGTCGGAATACGCCAGCCGCACGACCCGCGCCGTGATCAAGCCGCTGCTAGAGGTTCTCGCCGGCGTGCCGACCGTCGTTTACGGCTTCTTCGCCGCCCTGACCGTCGGACCCTTGCTGCGGGTCCTGTTCAACGAGGTAGGCCTCTTCCTGATCGGCGGACCGCTGGACGGGCTGGGCCAATACCTGGCCTTGGTTCAGAACCAGATGGCCCTGACGGCCGGCGCAGTGATGGGCATCATGCTGATCCCGTTCGTTTCGTCCCTGTCCGACGACATTCTGAACGCCGTGCCCCAGTCGCTGCGTGACGGCTCGTTCGCCATGGGCGCGACCAAGTCCGAGACGGTGAAGCGGGTTCTTCTGCCCGCCGCGCTGCCGGGTATCGCCGGCGCCCTGCTGCTGGCCGTGTCGCGCGCCATCGGCGAGACCATGATCGTGACCATGGCCGCGGGCCTGGCCGCCAATCTGACCTTCAATCCGCTGGACACCGTCACCACCGTCACCGTGCAGATCGTGACCCTGCTGACCGGCGACCAGGAGTTCAACAGCGCCAAGACCCTGTCCGCCTTCGGCCTGGGCCTGACCCTGTTCCTGGTGACCCTGATGCTGAACATCATCGCCCACCGGATCGTGCAGACCTATCGGGAACAATATGACTGA
- the pstA gene encoding phosphate ABC transporter permease PstA: MTDATPDQIAGAAANGRLDRLRAGLKRRHARETRFKWYGRLAIAAAMLFLAVLLVRIVEQGHTAFYTHTVTVPVFMDPSRVDRAYPQGSNFEQLAAEQQLARMGIQDDAAGTKAAQMKRLFSSELKFVAADLVAKRSEVIGETVPLAVPLSDDADLYLKGEISKATPEDQRRLTDQQIAWLDRMKSNGVIGSHFNTALFTNGDSTQPELAGVLGAVVGSALMLMVTALIAIPLGVGAAIWLEEFAPKNKLTDIIEVNINNLAAVPSIVYGLLGLALFINWMHLPRASPIVGGLVLALMALPTLVIATRSALKAVPPSIREAALAMGASKTQTVFSHVLPLAMPGVMTGAIISMAHALGETAPLLLIGMVSFVPGVPHAIDQPVGALPSLIYIWENASERAFHERTAAAIIVLLVFMIIMNAAAIILRRRFERRW, from the coding sequence ATGACTGACGCGACCCCCGATCAGATCGCCGGCGCGGCCGCTAACGGACGTCTGGACCGCCTGCGTGCGGGCCTGAAGCGTCGTCACGCGAGGGAAACGCGCTTCAAATGGTATGGCCGCCTGGCCATCGCCGCCGCCATGCTGTTCCTGGCCGTGCTGCTGGTCCGCATCGTCGAGCAGGGCCACACCGCCTTCTACACCCACACCGTCACCGTGCCGGTCTTCATGGACCCGTCGCGCGTCGACCGCGCCTATCCGCAGGGCTCAAACTTCGAGCAACTGGCCGCCGAGCAGCAGCTGGCCCGCATGGGCATTCAGGACGACGCGGCCGGCACGAAGGCCGCGCAGATGAAGCGGCTGTTCTCGTCTGAGCTGAAGTTCGTCGCCGCCGACCTTGTCGCCAAGCGCAGCGAGGTGATCGGCGAGACCGTGCCCCTGGCCGTGCCGCTGTCCGACGACGCCGATCTGTATCTGAAGGGCGAAATCTCCAAGGCCACGCCTGAGGATCAACGCCGCCTTACCGATCAGCAGATCGCCTGGCTGGATCGGATGAAGTCCAATGGCGTGATCGGCTCGCACTTCAACACCGCCCTGTTCACCAACGGCGATTCGACCCAGCCCGAGCTGGCGGGCGTCTTGGGCGCCGTGGTCGGTTCGGCCCTGATGCTGATGGTCACGGCCCTGATCGCCATTCCGCTGGGCGTCGGCGCGGCCATCTGGCTGGAAGAGTTCGCGCCCAAGAACAAGCTGACCGACATCATCGAGGTCAACATCAACAACCTCGCGGCCGTGCCGTCGATCGTCTACGGCCTCTTGGGTCTGGCCCTGTTCATCAACTGGATGCATCTGCCGCGCGCCAGTCCCATCGTCGGCGGTCTGGTCCTGGCGCTGATGGCCCTGCCGACCCTGGTCATCGCCACCCGTTCGGCGCTGAAGGCCGTGCCCCCTTCAATCCGCGAGGCCGCTCTGGCCATGGGCGCATCCAAGACCCAGACCGTGTTCAGCCATGTCCTGCCGCTGGCCATGCCCGGCGTCATGACCGGCGCCATCATCTCGATGGCCCACGCCCTGGGCGAGACCGCGCCGCTGCTGCTGATCGGCATGGTCAGCTTCGTGCCGGGCGTGCCGCACGCCATCGACCAGCCGGTCGGCGCGTTGCCCTCGCTGATCTACATCTGGGAGAACGCCTCGGAGCGGGCCTTCCACGAACGCACCGCTGCGGCGATCATCGTCCTTCTGGTCTTCATGATCATCATGAACGCGGCGGCCATCATCCTGAGGCGGCGCTTCGAGCGTCGGTGGTAA
- the pstB gene encoding phosphate ABC transporter ATP-binding protein PstB, whose amino-acid sequence MKFRIFRSAEDQTGAGSVDPTEAPRMGGQVLPEIAPSKGAAAEPRVEDATPRSGPAVVDSPPVGPIKIAARDVSVFYEGKQALYDVSLDIPDKTVTALIGPSGCGKSTFLRTMNRMNDTIAGAKVTGRIAMDGEDINDRSIDPVLLRARVGMVFQRPNPFPKSIYENVAYGPKIHGLVSSKAEMDEVVEKALKRAGLWDEVADRLQSSAMGLSGGQQQRLVIARAIAVNPEVILMDEPCSALDPIATARIEELIDELRERFCIVIVTHSMAQAARVSQRTAFFHMGRLVETGDTEDIFQNPRERRTLDYITGRFG is encoded by the coding sequence ATGAAATTCCGTATTTTCCGCTCCGCCGAGGACCAGACCGGTGCCGGCTCGGTCGATCCGACCGAAGCGCCGCGCATGGGCGGCCAGGTCCTGCCCGAAATCGCTCCGTCCAAGGGCGCAGCCGCCGAACCGCGCGTCGAGGACGCTACGCCCCGGTCGGGCCCCGCCGTGGTCGACAGCCCGCCCGTCGGTCCGATCAAAATCGCCGCGCGCGATGTCTCGGTCTTCTATGAGGGCAAACAGGCGCTCTACGACGTCTCGCTGGACATCCCGGACAAGACCGTCACGGCCCTGATCGGCCCGTCGGGCTGCGGCAAGTCCACCTTCTTGCGGACCATGAACCGCATGAACGACACCATCGCCGGGGCCAAGGTCACGGGCCGCATCGCTATGGACGGCGAGGACATCAACGACCGCTCCATTGACCCGGTGCTGCTGCGCGCCCGCGTCGGCATGGTGTTCCAGCGTCCGAACCCCTTCCCCAAATCCATCTACGAAAACGTCGCCTATGGGCCCAAGATTCACGGCCTGGTGTCCTCGAAGGCTGAGATGGATGAGGTCGTCGAAAAGGCGCTGAAGCGCGCCGGCCTGTGGGACGAGGTCGCCGACCGCCTGCAATCGTCGGCCATGGGTCTGTCGGGTGGCCAGCAGCAGCGTCTGGTCATCGCCCGCGCCATCGCCGTGAACCCCGAGGTCATCCTGATGGACGAACCCTGCTCGGCGCTGGACCCCATCGCCACGGCGCGGATCGAGGAGCTGATCGACGAACTGCGCGAGCGGTTCTGCATCGTCATCGTCACCCACTCGATGGCCCAGGCCGCGCGCGTGTCGCAACGCACCGCCTTCTTCCACATGGGCCGTCTGGTCGAGACCGGGGACACGGAAGACATCTTCCAGAATCCGCGCGAACGGCGCACGCTCGACTACATCACGGGACGCTTCGGCTAA
- the phoU gene encoding phosphate signaling complex protein PhoU codes for MNQHTVKAYGDELNQITAEIARMGGLAEAQVADAIDSVARRDIALARAVVERDLKLDALHRDIEKKAIRLIALRQPVASDLRRTLGAMKIATDLERTGDLAKNIAKRALILAEAQPMQPLTRSIERMGRLVSTRLRDVLDAYTASELDRAVAVWQTDDEVDEHYNALFRELLTYMMGDPRTIGACTHLLFMAKNLERIGDHATNIAETVHYEITGEDIVGERPRAQPTAEDSDPTPNLSTH; via the coding sequence ATGAACCAGCACACCGTCAAAGCCTATGGCGACGAACTGAACCAGATCACGGCCGAGATCGCCCGCATGGGCGGCCTTGCCGAGGCCCAGGTCGCGGACGCCATCGATTCCGTCGCCCGGCGCGACATCGCCCTGGCCCGCGCCGTGGTGGAACGCGATCTGAAGCTGGACGCCCTGCACCGCGATATCGAGAAGAAGGCGATCCGCCTGATCGCCCTGCGCCAGCCGGTCGCCAGCGACCTACGCCGCACCCTGGGCGCCATGAAGATCGCCACCGATCTGGAGCGCACCGGCGACCTCGCCAAGAACATCGCCAAGCGCGCGCTGATCCTGGCCGAAGCCCAGCCGATGCAGCCCCTGACCCGTTCGATCGAGCGGATGGGACGGCTGGTCTCGACCCGCCTGCGTGATGTGCTGGACGCCTATACGGCCTCGGAACTCGATCGCGCCGTCGCCGTCTGGCAGACCGACGACGAGGTCGACGAGCACTACAACGCCCTGTTCCGCGAACTGCTGACCTACATGATGGGCGATCCGCGCACGATCGGCGCCTGCACCCATCTGCTCTTCATGGCCAAGAACCTGGAGCGGATCGGCGATCACGCGACCAACATCGCCGAGACCGTTCACTACGAGATCACGGGCGAGGACATCGTGGGCGAACGCCCGCGCGCCCAGCCCACGGCTGAGGATTCCGATCCGACGCCGAACCTTTCGACGCACTGA
- the phoB gene encoding phosphate regulon transcriptional regulator PhoB produces MQPYILVMEDEDALATLLQYNLEKEGYDVAVAADGEEGMLQIDERLPDLVLLDWMLPKLSGIEVCRRIRGKAETRNLPIIMLTARGEESDRVRGLDTGADDYLTKPFSMVELIARIRAVLRRIRPGLADDRLNHGDIVVDRVSHRVKRNGKEVHLGPTEFRLLDHFMQHPGRVFSREQLLDAVWGSDVYVEARTVDVHVGRLRKALAIADESANPIRTVRSAGYSLDLEG; encoded by the coding sequence GTGCAGCCCTATATCCTTGTGATGGAAGACGAGGACGCGCTGGCGACCCTTCTTCAGTACAATCTCGAAAAGGAAGGCTACGACGTCGCCGTCGCCGCCGACGGCGAGGAGGGCATGCTGCAGATCGACGAGCGTCTGCCCGATCTTGTTCTGCTGGACTGGATGCTGCCCAAGCTGTCGGGCATCGAGGTCTGCCGTCGCATTCGCGGCAAGGCCGAGACCCGCAACCTGCCGATCATCATGCTGACGGCGCGCGGCGAGGAGAGCGACCGGGTTCGCGGCCTGGACACCGGCGCGGACGACTATCTGACCAAGCCCTTCTCGATGGTCGAACTGATCGCGCGCATCCGCGCCGTCCTGCGCCGCATCCGTCCCGGTCTGGCCGACGACCGTTTGAACCACGGCGACATCGTCGTGGATCGCGTCTCGCACCGGGTGAAGCGCAACGGCAAGGAGGTCCATCTGGGCCCGACCGAGTTCCGCTTGCTGGACCACTTCATGCAGCACCCCGGACGGGTGTTCAGCCGCGAGCAGCTGCTTGACGCGGTCTGGGGCTCGGACGTCTATGTCGAGGCTCGCACGGTGGACGTCCACGTCGGTCGCCTGCGCAAGGCCTTGGCCATCGCCGACGAAAGCGCCAATCCCATCCGCACGGTCCGCTCGGCGGGCTATTCGCTGGATTTGGAAGGCTGA
- a CDS encoding Hsp33 family molecular chaperone, whose protein sequence is MTDHAPNIPVSDDLAAAFQIEGWPVRGRLVRLGATIDKILAAHAYPEPVAALLGEACALAALIGSSLKFEGRLLVQAQGDGPVRYVVADYGTDGSLRGYCRYDEAEVAEASQGFARPGARSLLGQGVFIMTLDRGPDFERTQGITPIEGESLSLAAEHYFQQSEQVPTKVRLAVGQVQTEAGSQWRAGGAMIQIIAGDEARGSTEEVWDRTRALFGTLGDDELVDPTISPETLLFRLFHEDGVRLEGARELTAVCRCSRERITSVLASFDPAERAEMLEDDGKIRVTCEYCATVYALDPEEVVAEQI, encoded by the coding sequence GTGACCGATCACGCGCCCAATATTCCCGTTTCCGACGATCTGGCCGCCGCCTTCCAGATCGAAGGCTGGCCCGTGCGCGGTCGTCTGGTTCGCCTAGGCGCGACCATCGACAAGATCCTGGCCGCCCACGCCTATCCCGAGCCGGTCGCCGCACTGTTGGGCGAGGCCTGCGCGCTGGCGGCCCTGATCGGCTCCAGCCTGAAGTTCGAGGGTCGGCTTTTGGTCCAGGCGCAGGGCGACGGCCCCGTCCGCTATGTCGTCGCCGATTACGGCACCGACGGATCGCTGCGCGGCTATTGCCGCTATGACGAGGCTGAGGTCGCCGAGGCGTCGCAGGGGTTTGCCCGTCCCGGCGCCCGCTCGCTGCTGGGCCAGGGCGTCTTCATCATGACGCTGGATCGCGGCCCGGACTTCGAGCGCACCCAAGGCATCACGCCGATCGAGGGCGAAAGCCTGTCGCTGGCGGCCGAACACTATTTCCAGCAGTCAGAACAGGTGCCGACCAAGGTGCGTCTGGCCGTCGGCCAGGTTCAGACCGAGGCCGGATCGCAATGGCGCGCCGGCGGCGCGATGATCCAGATCATCGCCGGCGACGAGGCCCGCGGCTCGACCGAAGAAGTCTGGGACCGCACGCGAGCCCTGTTCGGCACGCTGGGCGATGACGAACTGGTCGATCCGACGATCTCGCCCGAGACGCTGCTGTTCCGCCTGTTCCACGAGGACGGCGTGCGGCTGGAGGGCGCGCGAGAACTGACGGCCGTCTGCCGTTGCTCGCGCGAACGGATCACCTCGGTCCTCGCGTCCTTCGATCCGGCCGAGCGCGCCGAAATGCTGGAAGACGACGGCAAGATCCGCGTCACCTGCGAATACTGCGCCACGGTCTATGCGCTGGACCCCGAAGAAGTGGTCGCAGAGCAAATCTGA
- the serA gene encoding phosphoglycerate dehydrogenase: MSARPTLIFDFDSTLVDFETLEALADIALADAPGAAETRAQIAALTDQAMTGDIEFGEALRRRLALLPLTRAHVTALAQSASDHLTASVRRNLNFFQQNKGKVVILSGGFREVIAPVAEELGVAADRLLCNDLIYDADDRVVGVDDANPLSHVNGKPTAIHGLNLSGRVVMVGDGWNDAEVKIAGAADAFYAFTEVVRRAPVVQVADAEAASLDEVLHAEGLVGRWSFPRSRMKMLLLENIHPAAVERLEEAGYSVETQKGALDEDDLIAAIKGVHVLGIRSKTTVSRRVLEQADRLMAVAAFCIGTNQIDLDAASDHGVAVFNAPYSNTRSVVELAIGLMIVLMRDVPDKSAAMHVGKWNKSATGSKELRGKTLGIVGYGAIGSQLSVLAENLGMRVLFYDLSERLALGNARRMRSLDALLAESDVVTLHVDGRKENANIFGAAQFGRMKEGALFLNLARGHVVDVGALSQAIGSGRVAGAAVDVFPEEPRTNADPFESPLQGLPNMILTPHIGGSTEEAQEAIAEFAAERLLGYLNRGDTTFSVNLPNVQLSEVSGAHRILHIHRNQPGVLAELNRALASAGLNILGQHLKTDERTGYVITDVDRDYDPEALRELKTVPGTLKFRTLQ, translated from the coding sequence ATGAGCGCACGCCCCACCCTGATCTTCGACTTCGATTCGACCCTGGTCGATTTCGAAACCCTGGAAGCCTTGGCCGACATCGCCCTGGCGGATGCGCCCGGCGCTGCCGAAACCCGAGCCCAGATCGCCGCCCTGACGGATCAGGCCATGACCGGAGATATCGAGTTCGGCGAGGCTTTGCGTCGCCGGTTGGCTCTTCTGCCGCTGACCCGCGCCCATGTCACCGCCTTGGCCCAGAGCGCGTCGGACCACCTGACGGCGTCGGTGCGGCGCAACCTAAATTTCTTCCAGCAGAATAAGGGCAAGGTCGTCATCCTCTCCGGGGGCTTTCGCGAGGTGATCGCGCCCGTCGCGGAAGAGCTGGGCGTCGCTGCCGATCGCTTGCTGTGCAACGATCTGATCTATGACGCCGACGACCGCGTGGTCGGCGTGGACGACGCCAACCCGCTGTCGCACGTCAATGGTAAGCCGACCGCCATTCACGGCCTGAACCTGTCGGGCCGCGTCGTCATGGTGGGCGATGGCTGGAACGACGCCGAGGTCAAGATCGCGGGCGCCGCCGACGCCTTCTACGCCTTCACCGAGGTCGTGCGCCGCGCGCCGGTGGTCCAGGTCGCCGACGCCGAGGCCGCGTCGCTCGACGAGGTGCTACATGCCGAAGGCCTGGTCGGTCGCTGGTCCTTCCCGCGCAGCCGCATGAAGATGCTGCTCCTGGAAAACATCCACCCCGCCGCCGTCGAGCGGCTTGAGGAGGCGGGCTATTCGGTTGAAACCCAGAAGGGCGCGCTGGACGAGGACGACCTGATCGCGGCCATCAAGGGCGTCCATGTCCTGGGCATCCGCTCCAAGACCACGGTCAGCCGCCGCGTTCTGGAACAGGCTGATCGGCTGATGGCTGTCGCGGCCTTCTGCATCGGCACCAACCAGATCGATCTGGATGCGGCGTCGGATCACGGGGTGGCGGTGTTCAACGCCCCCTATTCGAACACTCGTTCGGTAGTCGAACTGGCCATCGGCCTGATGATCGTCCTGATGCGCGACGTTCCGGACAAGTCGGCGGCCATGCACGTCGGCAAGTGGAACAAGTCCGCCACCGGCTCCAAGGAGCTGCGTGGCAAGACCTTGGGCATCGTCGGCTACGGCGCGATCGGCAGCCAGTTGTCGGTATTGGCTGAAAACCTGGGCATGCGGGTGCTGTTCTACGACCTGTCCGAGCGCTTGGCCCTGGGCAATGCGCGCCGCATGCGCTCGCTGGATGCGCTGCTGGCCGAAAGCGACGTGGTCACCCTGCATGTCGATGGCCGCAAGGAGAACGCCAACATCTTCGGCGCGGCCCAGTTCGGCCGGATGAAGGAAGGCGCGCTGTTCCTGAACCTGGCGCGCGGCCATGTGGTCGATGTCGGCGCCCTGTCCCAGGCGATCGGCTCGGGCCGGGTCGCCGGCGCCGCCGTCGATGTCTTCCCCGAGGAGCCGCGCACCAACGCCGACCCCTTCGAGAGCCCGCTTCAGGGCCTGCCCAACATGATCCTGACGCCGCACATCGGCGGCTCGACCGAAGAGGCGCAGGAGGCCATCGCCGAGTTCGCGGCCGAACGTCTGCTGGGCTATCTGAACCGGGGCGACACGACCTTCAGCGTCAACCTGCCCAACGTCCAACTCTCCGAGGTTTCGGGCGCCCACCGCATCCTGCACATCCACCGGAACCAGCCGGGCGTGCTGGCCGAACTGAACCGCGCCCTGGCGTCGGCAGGCCTGAACATCCTGGGCCAGCATCTGAAAACGGACGAGCGCACGGGCTATGTCATCACCGATGTGGACCGCGACTACGACCCGGAGGCGCTGCGTGAACTCAAGACCGTGCCGGGCACGCTGAAGTTCCGCACGTTGCAGTGA